GTCGACAAGCCGAAGATCCTGACGGGCGACCCGATCCGCCCGGGCGACCAGCTGATCGGACTTTCCTCCAACGGCCTGCATACCAACGGTTTTTCGCTGGCCCGCAAGATTTGCTTCCAGGAGCAGAACTGGCAGCCGCACACCCCCCTGCCGGGTGCCGACCACTTGACGGTGGGCGAGGCCTTGTTGGCCCCGCACCGCAATTACGCGCCCTTCCTCCAGTCGGCGCTGGCGCTGTTCAACAAGAACGAGCGCGCCGATGTGCGCGAGGGCAACGCGCTCTTTGGCGCCGCCCACATCACCGGCGGCGGCTTTACCGGCAACATCCCCCGCGTGCTGCCGAGCAATGTCGATGTGACGGTGTGGACCGACAGCTGGGAAACGCTGCCGATCTTCAACGCCCTCACCCGCTTCGGCGAAGTCAGCTACGAAGAGCTGCACGAGGTCTTCAACATGGGCATCGGTATGGTGCTCGTGGTGGCCCCGGAAGCGCTCGAGCAGATCAAGGCCTGCGCGGTGGAAGCTGGCCACCATGCCTTCCACATCGGCGAAGTGACCGCCGGCGAGGGCAATGTGAAGCTGCAGCGCGGGTAAGCGCTTGGATGCTTCAGAAAAGGTTTCCAAGGCTGAGGATGTGCTTTCCTCAGCCTTTTTGTTTGTTCCTTATCCGCGCCGACGGCGAAGGGCGGCAACCCCAAGTGCGCACAGTGCGGCAAACAAGGTGAAGGTAGTTGGCTCGGGCACGTTTGCGACGACTGCGGTGCCCTTTAGCTGCACAATGGGGAAGAAGGTGCCCGTGCGGTCGCTGCTCTCGGCGGTTTTAAGAGATTTATATAAAACGTTATCAAATCCTCGGCTCAAGAAGTCAGGAGGCGCTTAGTTCCCGCGCTCCAGCTCCAGATGGACGGCGCTTTGGGGCACGAGGAGGCGGGCGACCCGGGGAGAGTGGCCGTTGAGCTGATTGGGGTCTTTGGCGAAGGTCATCCGGTGGCTGCGGCCATTGAGGCCGTGCGAGCGGGCAGGCTGATGCATGGCAGGGGCTTCGACGGTAGCGGCCATGGTTTTCTCCTGACGGCTGCCGCTCATGATCAGCAGATCGTCGACGAGGCGCTTGAGCGCCTTGGACTGCTGGTGCAGCTCTTCGGAGGCGGCGGCGGTCTCTTCGGCCATCGAGGCGTTGGTCTGCACCACCTGGTCGATCAGGCTCACGCCTTGGTTGATCTGCTCGATGCCGGTTTTCTGCTCGTGGGTGGCCGCGTCGATGTCCTTGATGCAGGCGTTGACGCGGTGAGTGGCGGCGACGATGGTTTCGAGACTGCTCCCCAGGCGGTTGCTGATCAACGCTCCGTGCTCGGCCTTTTCGCGGGAGCCCTGGAGCTGCGTGGTGGTGAGGCGGGCGGCTTCGGCGCTGCGGCGGGCGAGGGTGCGCACCTCATCGGCCACGATGGCAAAGCCGGCCCCGGCTTCCCCGGCCCGGGCGGCTTCCACGGCGGCGTTGAGCGCGAGGATGTTGGTCTGGAAAGCGATTTCGTCGATCGACTTAGTGATCTGGCCGACGTTGAGTGCGGCTTCTCGGATCTCCTGCATCGCGGCGAGCATCTCCTGCACGGTCTGGGCGCCGGCGGTGGCGGCTTCTTCCGTTGCTTTGGCGATAGGGAGGGCTTCGCGGGTGGTCTCGGCGTTGCGCGCGGTGTTGGCGGAGATTTCTTCGAGGCAGGCGCTCGATTCTTCGAGAGACGAGGCCTGCTCCGTGGCGCCATTGGCGAGGGCGCTGGTGGCCCCGGCAATCTGGTGGGTGGCGGCGGCGATCTGGTCGGCCCCTTGGTCGATGGATTGGGCGAGGCGTGCGAGCAGGTTGCTCGTCTGGCGCACGATGGTGATGAGGCCCGCAAAGCCGATCGCAATGCCCAGGCCGATCCCGAGCGAAGCCCACCATTCGGAGTGGAGGGCAATGCGGTCGAAACTAGCGTTCAAGGCCGCAAGTAAGGTGTCTTCGTGAGCGCGGAGCTCCGCGATGGCCTCACGCATCTGGCGGACGCGGCCATGGCTCTTGGCGCGGTCGAGGTCTTCCACCAGCGCGGCGAAAGTGAGGGTGCCGGCGGTGACGGCCTGGCGGTGCGCGATCTCGGGCTGCAGGTCTTGCGCGATCCATTCGCGGGCGAGCCCATGGATGCGGTCCAGCTCGGCCTGTTGCTCCGGCTCGGCTGCGAACAGCGCCTTCGCTTCGTCGATCAGCAAAGGGATGCGCTCCAGCCCGGCCTGGTAGGGCTCCAGATAGCTGGCATCGTCGGTCAGCAAGTAGCCGCGTACGCTGGTCTGCATGTCGGCCAGGCACTGCTGCAGCTCGTCGATGCACTCGACCGTCTGGCGTGCGTGGTCGACGGCATGCTCGGTCTCCAGCAGCGTCGCGATGTTGTGGTAGAGCAGCGCGGCACAAAGGGCGATCAACGCAAAGCAGAGCGTCGCGGCGGTGAACACTTTAGCGCGCAAAGACCGGAGCTGGAGAAATTTCATGGCGGATACAGGCAGGAGTGGGACCAAGGGTAACCACTCATGCATATCGCCCGGTCTTTGGATCGCTTAACTTCTATTCGCGATAAGATTAGCTGGCTAATTCGTAAAAAACGCAGGGCAAGCCCTAGCGGGCTGGTAGCAAGCCACTGCTCTGCAAGCCATTAAAGACAAACTGGACCGCCATGGCCGCGAGGATCAGGCCCATCAGGCGGCGGCTGACCCTAAGCATGAGGGGGTTGAGCCAGCGCGCCCCATACGCCGAGAAGCGCAGCACGATAAACGTCACAAACATGACTGCCACGATCGAGCCGTAGAGGATGACCATGTGGACCCAGGTGTCGGCCTGGCTCTGGAGCAGCACGCTGGTGGAGATGGCGCCCGGGCCGGCCAGCAGAGGCACCGCGAGCGGCGTTACCGCAATATCTTGCCGGCGGGCCGCTTCCGCACTCTCTTCGGGCGTGATCTGGCGGCGCGATTCCTCCGCCTTGAGCATGTCGAGCGCGATGAGGAAGAGCAGGACGCCCCCGGCCACCTGAAAGGCCGGGA
The sequence above is drawn from the Verrucomicrobiota bacterium JB022 genome and encodes:
- the purM gene encoding phosphoribosylformylglycinamidine cyclo-ligase codes for the protein MSEQPSKAYARAGVDIALADRLLDRVKPALKRATRPEALGAIGGFGGLFDISSLSQRCKHPVLVSSTDSVGTKVKVASLAKRYGNLGHDIVNHCANDVAVCGAEPLFFLDYYATSKLEERAYVELLEGLADACVAGNIALVGGETAELPGVYEENEFDLVGAVVGVVDKPKILTGDPIRPGDQLIGLSSNGLHTNGFSLARKICFQEQNWQPHTPLPGADHLTVGEALLAPHRNYAPFLQSALALFNKNERADVREGNALFGAAHITGGGFTGNIPRVLPSNVDVTVWTDSWETLPIFNALTRFGEVSYEELHEVFNMGIGMVLVVAPEALEQIKACAVEAGHHAFHIGEVTAGEGNVKLQRG
- a CDS encoding methyl-accepting chemotaxis protein, translating into MKFLQLRSLRAKVFTAATLCFALIALCAALLYHNIATLLETEHAVDHARQTVECIDELQQCLADMQTSVRGYLLTDDASYLEPYQAGLERIPLLIDEAKALFAAEPEQQAELDRIHGLAREWIAQDLQPEIAHRQAVTAGTLTFAALVEDLDRAKSHGRVRQMREAIAELRAHEDTLLAALNASFDRIALHSEWWASLGIGLGIAIGFAGLITIVRQTSNLLARLAQSIDQGADQIAAATHQIAGATSALANGATEQASSLEESSACLEEISANTARNAETTREALPIAKATEEAATAGAQTVQEMLAAMQEIREAALNVGQITKSIDEIAFQTNILALNAAVEAARAGEAGAGFAIVADEVRTLARRSAEAARLTTTQLQGSREKAEHGALISNRLGSSLETIVAATHRVNACIKDIDAATHEQKTGIEQINQGVSLIDQVVQTNASMAEETAAASEELHQQSKALKRLVDDLLIMSGSRQEKTMAATVEAPAMHQPARSHGLNGRSHRMTFAKDPNQLNGHSPRVARLLVPQSAVHLELERGN
- a CDS encoding MarC family protein; translation: MLLAPVSLFVISGPLSAVPLFLAITPDNSPSERIDMARVACIVASCVLLAFAMLGELIFRAMGITIPAFQVAGGVLLFLIALDMLKAEESRRQITPEESAEAARRQDIAVTPLAVPLLAGPGAISTSVLLQSQADTWVHMVILYGSIVAVMFVTFIVLRFSAYGARWLNPLMLRVSRRLMGLILAAMAVQFVFNGLQSSGLLPAR